The nucleotide window ACGCCGAATTCGTCAGCCAGTTCGTGCAGCGTGGCGCCGCCACTGCCGTCGTCTTCCACCGACAGCCAGCGGGCTTCGATGATACGGCGGCTGCGCGGGTCCAGACGGCCAAGCGCCGTTTGCAGACCGTCGCTTTGCAGATGGTCGCGTTCGCGGGCAGCGATCACGGCCGTCGGCTCTTGATGCGAGTCGGCAAGGTAGGCGATCGGGGCGAAGCTGGCGCTGTCGCTGTCGTCGCTGTGGCCTTCGAGGGCGATATCGCCGCCGGACATGCGCGTTTCCATCTCGATGACGTCTTCGCGCTTCACATTCAGATCGCGGGCGACCTGATCGATTTCGTCCGGCGTGAACGCTTGCAGGCCTTGCTTCTGGCTACGCAGGTTGAAGAACAGCTTGCGTTGTGCCTTGGTCGTCGCGACCTTCACGGTGCGCCAGTTCTTCAGGACGTACTCGTGAATCTCGGCCTTGATCCAGTGCATGGCATACGACACGAGTCGCACGCCCTGC belongs to Pandoraea norimbergensis and includes:
- the rpoH gene encoding RNA polymerase sigma factor RpoH, which codes for MSTAATLHPTTPATGTAPNSRALAIAPSALMLPGSLGNIDSYIQAVHRIPLLTAEEEQSLAKRLRDNDDLEAARQLVLSHLRLVVSIARNYLGYGLPHADLIQEGNIGLMKAVKRFDPTQGVRLVSYAMHWIKAEIHEYVLKNWRTVKVATTKAQRKLFFNLRSQKQGLQAFTPDEIDQVARDLNVKREDVIEMETRMSGGDIALEGHSDDSDSASFAPIAYLADSHQEPTAVIAARERDHLQSDGLQTALGRLDPRSRRIIEARWLSVEDDGSGGATLHELADEFGVSAERIRQIEAAAMKKMKGALQAFA